From a region of the Kwoniella mangroviensis CBS 8507 chromosome 1 map unlocalized Ctg01, whole genome shotgun sequence genome:
- a CDS encoding eukaryotic translation initiation factor 3 subunit C — protein sequence MSFFAKLGSDSDSSSSSGSDSEESILSGDEGIAQDRKLAEAKKTKNKASMFLRSDAEDSDEESEEDSDEDEEELSDSEDERAARGNKFLMGADSTDEEEEEEDKTIVLSAKDKRFAEMEAAIHNITNATRNNDWVLASTELDKVFRFIQRHQVTVVATTVSAAGHIPPRFLEILVSLEKDVNETIASEKSAKKKMAPAKAKALNGLKQTLKKKQKEFEAVLKTYIEDPSAYTAAYEAANAAPAPKKVAKKVQIADGGEDQDQNEDFMTIGKGGKALNLTPEGVFKTLREIFEQRGRKNTDRAETIKILSKLLEVSETTYQKIRVLLALVPARLDYSQNLAHIPHDSWVLGLNELDQLVTLLLDNPDYVVQETVGEYDDLVEREPQVVNGKKERVTVAGSLISLLESLDNEFTKTLQHTDAHEKGSDYIERLRQEAPLYTLIAKAQSLFEHEATTDSTARAVIRRLEHVYAKPNIIIEHFESKIPSSLQSKIVPTETKRDAEGLIHDLCVYIYGSDAPVLRARAILFHIFNHASHGRYHQARDLLLMSHLQDTIQHADVTTQILYNRAIMQLGLAAFKLGYVTECQTILGDMFATQRQKELLAQSVQRYQQQLSPEQELIEKRRLLPFHMHLNVELLEAAYLTSCMLIEVPLLASVDTEEQRRRVTSKVFKRLLDLADRQAFMGPPENTRDHIIKASKALQAGEWEKARDLILSIKIWSLLENVDQVKDILAKKIQEEGLRTYLFTYSSYYASLSLSHLATTFSLPQQTVTSIISRMIYTDELPASLDQIDKVVIFHRVDQSDVQRLAQQLAERTSSLLEQNEKTLDLKLGSNQQNTNDQRSGQTASAGQEGGNKNERRGNNGQRGSYRGRGGRGRGGFNAGLGSTMGRRVTAQ from the exons ATGTCTTTCTTCGCCAAATTAGGATCCGATTCcgattcatcctcttcctccggATCAGACTCTGAGGAATCCATCTTGTCCGGAGATGAGGGTATAGCTCAAGATAGGAAATTGGCAGAGgccaagaagaccaagaacAAAGCTTCAATGTTTTTGAGGAGTGATGCGGAGGATAGCGATGAggagagtgaagaggatagtgacgaggatgaggaagagttgAGCgatagtgaggatgagagagcG GCCCGAGGAAACAAATTCTTGATGGGTGCAGACTCCaccgacgaagaggaagaagaggaggataagaCCATAGTGTTAAGTGCCAAGGataagag ATTCGCTGAAATGGAAGCTGCTATCCACAATATCACCAATGCTACTCGAAACAACGACTGGGTTTTAGCTTCCACAGAATTAGACAAGGTGTTCAGGTTCATCCAACGACATCAAGTTACAGTCGTCGCTACTACCGTATCAGCCGCTGGTCATATTCCACCTAGATTCTTGGAAATCTTAGTTTCATTGGAGAAAGATGTTAATGAAACTATCGCTTCTGAAAAatcagccaagaagaagatggctcCTGCCAAAGCCAAGGCATTGAACGGTCTGAAACAAactttgaagaagaagcaaaagGAATTCGAAGCTGTACTTAAAACCTACATCGAAGACCCATCAGCTTACACTGCTGCTTACGAAGCCGCCAATGCCGCTCCTGCACCTAAGAAGGTAGCTAAGAAAGTTCAAATTGCCGATGGGggtgaggatcaagatcaaaatgaaGATTTCATGACTATCggtaaaggtggtaaagCTCTTAACCTTACTCCTGAAGGTGTATTCAAAACTCTTAGAGAAATCTTCGAACAACgtggaagaaag AACACCGATCGAGCCGAAACTATCAAGATTTTGTCCAAGCTCCTCGAAGTCTCCGAAACCACCTATCAAAAGATTAGAGTCCTCCTTGCCCTCGTTCCCGCTCGATTAGATTATTCCCAAAATCTCGCTCATATCCCCCATGATTCTTGGGTATTGGGTTTGAACGAGCTCGATCAACTTGTCACTTTACTTTTGGATAACCCCGATTACGTTGTTCAAGAGACTGTGGGAGAGTACGATGACCTCGTCGAGAGGGAACCTCAAGTGGtcaatggaaagaaggaaagagtCACTGTGGCAGGTAGTTTGATCAGTCTTTTGGAGAGCCTGGACAACGAA TTCACCAAAACTCTCCAACACACTGATGCTCACGAGAAGGGATCCGACTACATTGAGCGATTGAGGCAGGAAGCACCCCTCTACACCCTCATCGCCAAAGCCCAATCCCTCTTCGAACATGAAGCGACCACCGACTCCACTGCTCGAGCTGTCATTAGACGATTGGAACATGTTTACGCtaaa CCCAACATCATTATCGAACATTTCGAATCGAAAATACCATCCAGCCTCCAATCCAAGATCGTTCCTACCGAAACCAAGAGAGATGCCGAGGGACTCATCCACGATTTGTGTGTCTACATCTACGGTTCCGACGCTCCTGTCTTACGTGCTCGagccatcctcttccacatcttcaaCCATGCTTCTCACGGACGATATCACCAAGCTCGAGATCTCTTACTCATGTCCCACTTGCAAGATACCATCCAACATGCCGACGTCACCACTCAGATCCTTTACAACCGAGCTATCATGCAATTAGGTCTCGCCGCATTCAAGCTCGGTTACGTCACTGAATGTCAGACGATCCTCGGTGATATGTTTGCCACTCAACGACAGAAGGAGTTACTTGCTCAATCGGTTCAAAGGTATCAACAGCAATTATCGCCCGAGCAAGaattgatcgagaagaggCGATTGCTCCCCTTCCACATGCACCTCAACGTCGAATTGCTCGAAGCCGCATACTTGACTTCGTGCATGTTGATCGAAGTCCCTCTCTTAGCTTCGGTCGATACTGAGGAACAAAGACGTCGAGTTACCTCCAAGGTCTTCAAGAGATTGTTAGATCTTGCTGATAGACAAGCTTTCATGGGACCCCCCGAAAACACCCGAgaccatatcatcaaagcttCAAAGGCTCTGCAAGCTGGAGAATGGGAGAAGGCCAgggatttgatcttgtcAATCAAGATTTGGTCATTGTTGGAGAATGTTGACCAGGTCAAGGATATCTTAGCAAA gaaaatccaagaagaaggtcTACGAACCTACTTATTCACCTATTCATCATACTACgcttccctttccctttcacaCCTCGCTACAACATTCTCATTACCTCAACAGACCGTCACTTCCATAATCTCCCGAATGATCTATACCGACGAATTACCAGCTTCCCTAGACCAGATTGACAAAGTGGTGATCTTCCATCGAGTTGACCAATCGGATGTTCAACGATTAGCTCAACAGTTGGCCGAAAGGACTTCATCGTTATTGGAGCAGAATGAGAAGACCCTAGATTTGAAATTAGGATCAAACCAACAGAATACAAATGATCAGCGATCGGGTCAAACGGCGTCTGCGGGTCAGGAGGGTGGAAATAAGAATGAACGAAGGGGAAATAACGGTCAGAGAGGTTCGTACAGAGGTAGGGGcggtagaggtagaggtggatttAATGCTGGTTTAGGTTCGACAATGGGTAGAAGAGTTACTGCTCAATAA